A genomic segment from Gavia stellata isolate bGavSte3 chromosome 6, bGavSte3.hap2, whole genome shotgun sequence encodes:
- the CSRNP1 gene encoding cysteine/serine-rich nuclear protein 1, giving the protein MSGVLKRKYEELGDDSTYCSSSSCSPLSSSASSGWESDEESSRGEPKPSSALTPSFTPTSILKKSKRLKKNNVEFDRVTVFYFPRCQGFTSVPSRGGCTLGMVSKHSSSRQFTLAEFSKEQENVRREKLEEKLKEEKLEALKWKLTMNGTKESEEANQLTIEDISDDDIDVSNVDLEDGFFLQPYPAKKRRALLKAVGVKKIDKEEKRELHNIRLSREDCGCDCREVCDPESCSCSLAGIKCQMDHTSFPCGCTKDGCGNTEGRIEFNQARVQTHFIHTIMKLELEKQQQSSEKVVESEPPFRERLPPLGCAAGKGSLEERAVPLAPAFQFSPDLEALGENSCSSDMTDSSISSHPSEDLEEPYESLPSDKSQSDVDDDGLARILHFNDSDAEEEGGRGQGDLSCFHPTDFFIEDHSGEAKPVPSHLSHLSECLDENANQDGGGLLEDAAHARCDGLSCCASSPAEPCSKSYADLSLSSDSLDFFQSFSDYNLGPLYNSLKEYENLDNFSALQLQLPNFPGFPQAGDQGSCFLESLIGLSESVPETPAPFTDNQLLEDAIKSSLMETVKV; this is encoded by the exons ATGAGCGGAGTACTGAAAAGGAAGTACGAAGAGCTGGGGGATGACAGCACCtactgctcctcctcctcctgctcccccctctcctcctcggCGTCCTCAGGCTGGGAGTCAGACGAGGAGAGCTCCCGTGGAGAGCCcaagcccagctctgccttAACGCCCAGCTTCACCC CCACGTCTATCCTGAAGAAATCCAAGCGACTAAAGAAGAACAATGTGGAGTTTGACCGGGTCACTGTGTTTTACTTCCCACGCTGCCAGGGGTTCACGAGCGTGCCTAGTCGCGGGGGCTGTACCCTGGGGATGGTGAGCAAACACAGCTCCTCGCGGCAGTTCACGCTAGCGGAGTTTTCAAAGGAGCAGGAAAACGTTCGTCGGGAGAAActtgaagagaaattaaaggaGGAGAAGTTGGAAGCGTTGAAATGGAAA CTAACCATGAACGGTACGAAGGAGTCAGAGGAGGCCAACCAGCTCACCATTGAAGACATCTCCGACGACGACATCGATGTCAGCAACGTGGACCTGGAGGACGGCTTCTTCCTCCAGCCCTACCCCGCCAAGAAGAGACGCGCGCTGCTGAAAGCCGTGGGGGTGAAGAAGATTGACAAGGAGGAGAAGCGGGAGCTGCACAACATCCGCCTGTCCCGGGAGGACTGCGGCTGCGACTGCCGGGAGGTCTGCGACCCggagagctgcagctgcagcttggCAGGGATTAAGTGTCAG ATGGATCACACCTCCTTCCCCTGCGGCTGCACCAAGGACGGCTGCGGCAACACTGAGGGCAGGATCGAGTTCAACCAGGCCCGCGTGCAGACCCACTTCATCCACACCATCATGAAGCTggagctggaaaagcagcagcagagtagCGAGAAGGTGGTAGAGTCTGAGCCCCCTTTTCGGGAGCGGCTCCCGCCCTTGGGAtgtgcagcagggaagggctCTTTGGAGGAGCGTGCCGTGCCACTGGCACCCGCCTTCCAGTTCAGCCCCGACCTGGAGGCCCTGGGGGAGAACAGCTGCAGCAGTGACATGACGGactcctccatctcctcccaccccagcgaGGACTTGGAGGAGCCCTACGAGAGCCTCCCCTCCGACAAGTCCCAGTCAGATGTGGACGACGATGGCTTGGCACGCATCCTCCACTTCAACGACTCGGATGCTGAGGAAGAGGGTGGCCGTGGCCAGGGTGACCTGAGCTGCTTCCACCCCACCGACTTCTTCATCGAGGACCACAGTGGTGAGGCCAAGCCTGTCCCTAGCCACTTGTCCCACCTCTCCGAGTGCCTGGATGAGAACGCCAACCAGGATGGTGGAGGTTTGTTGGAGGACGCTGCCCATGCACGGTGCGATGGGCTGTCCTGCTGCGCCTCATCCCCAGCCGAGCCCTGCTCCAAGAGCTACGCCGacctcagcctttcctctgACTCCTTGGATTTCTTCCAGTCCTTCTCGGACTATAACTTGGGACCCCTTTACAACTCCTTAAAGGAGTACGAGAACCTTGACAACTTCTCAGCGTTACAGTTACAATTGCCTAATTTCCCTGGCTTCCCTCAAGCTGGAGATCAGGGCTCCTGTTTCTTGGAGTCCCTCATCGGTTTGTCCGAATCTGTCCCCGAAACCCCGGCCCCTTTCACAGACAATCAACTTTTGGAGGATGCCATCAAGTCATCGCTGATGGAGACGGTGAAAGTCTGA